Proteins encoded within one genomic window of uncultured Desulfobacter sp.:
- a CDS encoding phage tail sheath C-terminal domain-containing protein — translation MSIATSYPGVYVQEISSGVRTITGVSTSVAAFVGFFPKGPMDKAVQVFNMANFTREFGGLHAQSEACYAIQQFFANGGAEAWVVRTATGAEPASVEILAGINGSPALVVTAINPGDWGNRLRVRIDPISPALANAESNPFNMTVFLVEQRDGREVAVQSEEFLGLTVNASDTRFIGTVVNDRFSGSKLVQVSVQQNADNPLQNGTFSGDLSPFPENFTNTHPQLNLTIGTEGSGTAKLESTPTNLGQARTLLEKAIQEARPEIRAFSGASVSVVGNRLKILAGPTESDGKVTFSAAEGTDMTTMKTLGLPGKTFQGRLSGELDASFSPTEGKLKVSIGNSASQTLALGDMGNLEALRSELENKIRSISGGGEGFTQARVALHTREDKTRIVIIAGMEGEQVVFTPEENDSTASDLKLIVEESSTAIAAVISDKLETPLTINANAEVNLAIGIDKPHPVKFSSSPPDNLKDLAVDFENAIRTAHDPSPAFTGACVAAYTDTDENRLIIWTGNEKDTVVFSPAPDDKTTVKELGLDSSDAQANVQAYSLGTNGSVGKDPITGTAQGKIEIGTNGALPNGTALRGQRIDKSGIYALEDVDLFNLLCIPRASVVSGDDALSVNEAFAVQRAAIDYCEERRAFFLMDTPTGRDEVQEIKDWLEENAGLRHKNAALYFPRIEIPDPLNGYRLRSIGACGTIAGLYARTDSTRGVWKAPAGTEATLKNAKQLEYCLTDRQNGTLNPLAINCLRNFPVYGPVCWGARTLEGSDQQASEWKYVPIRRLALFIEESLFRGTQWVVFEPNDEPLWAQIRLNIGAFMHDLFRKGAFQGRRTPREAYFVKCDKETTPQNDINNGIVNIIVGFAPLKPAEFVIISIQQIAGQIEV, via the coding sequence ATGTCTATCGCTACATCGTATCCTGGTGTGTATGTACAAGAAATTTCCAGCGGTGTTCGCACCATCACGGGTGTCTCCACCTCGGTGGCGGCCTTTGTCGGATTCTTTCCCAAGGGTCCTATGGACAAGGCTGTCCAAGTCTTTAACATGGCGAATTTCACCCGGGAATTTGGCGGGCTTCATGCCCAGAGCGAAGCCTGTTACGCAATCCAGCAATTTTTTGCCAACGGTGGGGCAGAGGCCTGGGTTGTACGTACCGCAACCGGAGCTGAACCGGCAAGTGTCGAGATTCTTGCTGGTATCAATGGCAGTCCAGCTCTTGTGGTAACCGCCATCAATCCCGGAGACTGGGGGAACCGTCTTCGGGTGAGGATAGATCCCATCTCACCCGCCCTGGCCAATGCTGAATCAAATCCATTCAATATGACCGTTTTTCTGGTTGAGCAGAGAGATGGTCGTGAAGTGGCTGTCCAATCAGAGGAATTTCTTGGATTGACCGTGAACGCCTCGGATACCCGTTTTATTGGAACGGTTGTCAACGACAGGTTCAGCGGATCCAAACTGGTCCAGGTCTCAGTTCAACAAAACGCAGATAATCCCCTTCAAAATGGTACTTTCTCTGGTGATTTGTCACCCTTTCCTGAAAATTTCACGAATACTCACCCCCAGCTCAACCTCACCATCGGCACCGAGGGCTCAGGGACTGCCAAGTTGGAGAGCACGCCCACAAACCTTGGCCAAGCCAGGACTTTGCTTGAAAAAGCGATCCAGGAAGCCAGGCCGGAGATCCGTGCCTTTTCCGGGGCCTCTGTTTCGGTTGTCGGTAATCGCCTGAAAATTCTAGCCGGTCCTACTGAATCAGACGGAAAAGTGACTTTTTCCGCTGCTGAAGGCACTGATATGACGACCATGAAAACGCTTGGCCTTCCCGGCAAGACATTTCAAGGGCGATTGTCCGGTGAGCTTGACGCTTCATTCTCCCCTACAGAAGGCAAGCTTAAGGTAAGTATCGGAAACTCAGCGTCACAGACTCTTGCATTGGGTGACATGGGAAATTTAGAGGCTTTAAGGAGTGAACTTGAAAATAAGATACGGAGCATTAGTGGAGGGGGTGAAGGATTTACACAAGCGCGGGTTGCTCTCCATACAAGGGAGGATAAAACACGGATAGTTATTATTGCAGGTATGGAAGGCGAGCAAGTTGTTTTTACGCCGGAAGAGAATGATTCGACGGCTTCCGATCTTAAGCTAATAGTTGAGGAGTCATCAACGGCGATAGCGGCTGTCATTTCAGATAAGTTAGAAACTCCTCTGACAATTAACGCCAACGCAGAGGTGAATTTAGCCATTGGCATAGACAAGCCACACCCTGTAAAATTTTCCTCCTCTCCCCCTGATAACCTGAAAGACTTGGCCGTAGACTTTGAGAACGCCATTCGTACCGCACATGATCCATCACCTGCATTCACGGGTGCATGTGTTGCTGCTTATACCGACACAGATGAAAATCGTCTGATTATTTGGACAGGCAACGAAAAAGACACTGTTGTTTTTTCTCCGGCTCCAGATGACAAAACAACAGTCAAAGAGTTAGGCCTTGATTCAAGCGATGCGCAGGCCAATGTTCAGGCATATTCATTAGGTACCAACGGTTCAGTGGGGAAAGACCCAATAACCGGGACAGCCCAAGGCAAAATAGAAATTGGAACCAATGGCGCGCTCCCGAACGGCACAGCGCTGCGTGGCCAGCGCATTGACAAATCCGGTATTTATGCCCTGGAAGATGTGGACCTCTTTAACCTTCTTTGTATCCCCCGGGCATCAGTGGTCTCCGGTGATGATGCGCTCTCCGTGAATGAGGCCTTTGCAGTACAACGGGCCGCCATTGATTATTGCGAAGAGCGCAGGGCGTTTTTCCTTATGGATACCCCCACCGGCAGAGATGAGGTTCAGGAGATAAAGGATTGGCTTGAAGAGAATGCCGGCCTGCGCCACAAAAACGCGGCATTGTATTTTCCCCGCATTGAAATCCCAGATCCGCTTAACGGGTACAGGCTTCGCTCCATCGGGGCCTGTGGCACCATTGCCGGACTCTACGCCCGCACCGACAGTACCCGCGGGGTGTGGAAGGCGCCGGCCGGAACCGAGGCCACGCTCAAAAATGCGAAGCAGCTGGAATATTGCCTGACGGACCGGCAAAACGGTACGCTCAACCCCCTGGCCATCAACTGCCTGCGCAATTTTCCTGTCTACGGCCCGGTGTGCTGGGGCGCAAGGACCCTTGAGGGCAGTGACCAGCAGGCATCGGAGTGGAAGTATGTACCCATCAGGCGGTTGGCACTGTTTATCGAAGAAAGCCTCTTTCGCGGCACACAGTGGGTGGTCTTCGAGCCCAACGACGAACCGTTGTGGGCACAGATCCGTTTGAACATCGGCGCGTTTATGCATGATCTGTTCCGCAAGGGAGCCTTCCAGGGCAGGAGGACCCCCCGGGAGGCCTATTTCGTTAAATGCGACAAGGAGACCACGCCCCAAAACGATATCAACAATGGCATTGTCAACATTATTGTGGGGTTTGCCCCACTCAAACCGGCCGAATTCGTGATTATCAGCATCCAGCAGATTGCCGGACAGATCGAGGTATAA
- a CDS encoding ATP-binding protein, whose translation MSDPAQWQANNDRYLGAALHWLRLALLQMARQNGAEPSMEASHLGLAREKERNEEIAKAAAIMTEAASAEPPPTLVILARRMGLSTFEQEILLLCAAMEFDTRIPGLCAQAQGDAAKPYPTFALALSLFDQPGWEALSPERPLRYWRLIEINQPPATPLIQSVLRADERIVHYLKGLNQLDDRLTVYLSPFALSGKEMGLLSEAQQATVESMVSAFKAGATLGRPSVLQLLGMDELSKQQVALQVFSRVGVQGLRLPGELLPTNAGELESLARLWQREGMLLPLALYLDAQELDEGQGSAENPLRFGRFIERCGLPVLMATREPRAGLGIDAPSFIIEKPLPMEQAAIWETVLNGEAGALTQRLAGQFNLNLPGIHQIALSINLDNLDSTSQAERLWQACLCRTRPSLDRLAQRIECKADWNQLVLPEEAYKRLQEIAAQVRQRSQVYDGWGFRRRMSRGLGISALFAGESGTGKTMAAEVLAGELQLDLYRIDLSAVVSKYIGETEKNLRRIFDAAEDGGVILLFDEADALFGKRSEVRDSHDRYANIEVNYLLQRMEAFGGLAILATNLKSALDQAFLRRLRFIVSFAFPGKAERRLIWQRIFPENDAHDQPGTPLDGIDYDHLARFNLTGGSIQNAALNSAFLAAQAGTPVTMPLLFEAVRTEFRKLEKPVNERDFRPEPTDGGLK comes from the coding sequence ATGAGTGATCCGGCACAGTGGCAGGCAAACAATGACCGCTACCTTGGCGCTGCTTTGCATTGGCTGCGCCTGGCGTTGTTACAGATGGCCAGGCAAAATGGCGCCGAGCCGTCCATGGAGGCGAGTCACCTCGGGTTAGCGCGGGAAAAAGAGAGAAACGAGGAGATAGCCAAGGCTGCGGCAATCATGACGGAAGCAGCATCCGCAGAGCCGCCGCCGACCCTGGTGATTCTTGCCCGGCGTATGGGGCTTTCCACCTTTGAACAGGAGATACTGCTCCTCTGTGCGGCCATGGAGTTCGACACCCGCATTCCCGGGCTCTGCGCCCAGGCCCAGGGGGATGCAGCCAAACCATACCCCACCTTTGCCCTGGCCCTATCCCTTTTTGACCAGCCGGGCTGGGAGGCACTCTCCCCCGAGCGTCCCTTGCGCTATTGGCGATTGATCGAGATCAATCAGCCGCCGGCCACCCCGCTTATCCAGAGCGTGCTGCGGGCCGATGAACGAATCGTGCATTACCTCAAGGGATTGAACCAGCTGGATGATCGGTTGACCGTGTATCTGAGTCCTTTTGCCCTATCCGGGAAAGAGATGGGACTCCTGTCCGAGGCCCAACAGGCCACGGTCGAATCCATGGTATCCGCATTCAAGGCGGGGGCAACATTAGGCCGACCATCGGTGTTGCAACTGCTGGGTATGGATGAACTGTCAAAACAGCAGGTGGCCCTCCAGGTCTTCTCCCGGGTGGGGGTGCAGGGATTGCGGCTCCCCGGGGAACTGCTGCCCACCAATGCAGGCGAACTGGAGAGCCTGGCCCGGCTCTGGCAGCGGGAAGGGATGCTGCTGCCCCTGGCCCTCTATCTTGATGCCCAGGAGCTGGATGAAGGCCAAGGATCAGCCGAAAACCCACTGCGCTTTGGCCGGTTCATTGAGCGCTGCGGGCTCCCGGTTCTGATGGCAACCCGGGAACCCCGTGCCGGCCTGGGCATTGACGCCCCATCTTTTATCATCGAAAAACCTCTGCCCATGGAACAGGCGGCCATATGGGAAACTGTGCTCAATGGAGAGGCAGGCGCCCTTACCCAACGACTGGCCGGCCAGTTCAATCTCAACCTGCCCGGCATCCACCAAATCGCTCTATCCATTAATCTGGACAACCTGGATTCCACTTCCCAGGCTGAGCGGCTCTGGCAGGCCTGTCTTTGCCGCACCCGGCCGAGCCTGGACCGGCTGGCCCAGCGCATTGAGTGCAAGGCCGACTGGAACCAGCTGGTGCTGCCCGAAGAGGCGTATAAGCGCCTGCAGGAAATCGCGGCCCAGGTGCGGCAGCGCAGCCAGGTCTATGATGGCTGGGGCTTTCGCCGCCGGATGAGCCGCGGCCTGGGCATCAGCGCTCTCTTTGCCGGGGAGAGCGGTACAGGTAAGACCATGGCTGCCGAGGTGCTGGCAGGCGAACTGCAGCTGGATCTATACCGCATCGACCTGTCCGCCGTGGTGAGCAAATATATCGGCGAGACTGAAAAGAACCTGCGACGGATCTTTGATGCGGCCGAGGACGGTGGCGTGATCCTCCTCTTTGACGAGGCCGATGCCCTGTTCGGCAAGCGCAGCGAGGTCAGGGACAGCCACGACCGCTACGCCAATATTGAGGTCAACTACCTGCTGCAGCGCATGGAGGCCTTTGGCGGTCTGGCCATTTTAGCCACCAATCTGAAGAGCGCCCTGGACCAGGCCTTTCTCCGCCGCCTGCGTTTCATCGTCTCCTTTGCCTTCCCCGGCAAGGCAGAGCGCAGACTGATCTGGCAGCGCATCTTTCCCGAAAACGATGCTCACGACCAGCCGGGAACCCCCCTGGACGGAATAGACTATGACCACCTGGCCCGCTTCAACCTCACTGGCGGCAGCATCCAGAATGCAGCCCTGAACAGCGCCTTTCTGGCCGCCCAGGCCGGCACCCCGGTGACCATGCCGCTGTTGTTTGAAGCGGTACGCACCGAGTTCCGCAAGCTGGAAAAACCGGTCAACGAACGGGATTTTCGCCCTGAACCGACAGACGGAGGACTCAAATGA
- a CDS encoding DUF4255 domain-containing protein gives MSNHLAIATVTTALVQLIDNAANKISGVNVETGRPNTTTISGNHIYLSLYQVVPNGAMRNNQLPTRSANGRLVQRPTVALDLHYLIAFHCSTELVGQMMLGAVVRDLNTSPVLTREMIQDAIINEPLMKESNLAQSVEQVKFTPLTISLEELSKLWSIFFQTPYALSIAYQASVVLIEAEEKPRPSLPVLQRGKSDQGVDLLLGPFPLLQTAYYGMKDDGIQTVRPPSFPAAQLGRAVILSGRNLKEADIFLRFRHSRSDLRNSQGKALVNEIPIAAENKSPTELKVLLPEPDTNNTVQTDWAPGVYTATLVKPSPTGERDITSNGLPIALAPTITNIEVQSANIIVTCQPQVHNGQQVVLLLADKEIEGKIYTTDADKVVFSTSGLPSMQGEQVRLRVDGIESMPFKRADTLPPRFEFDPDQRVPLS, from the coding sequence ATGAGTAACCATTTGGCCATAGCGACGGTTACCACCGCACTGGTCCAACTCATAGATAACGCGGCCAACAAGATCAGCGGTGTTAACGTGGAGACCGGCCGTCCCAATACAACGACCATTTCAGGCAACCATATCTATCTATCTCTTTATCAGGTGGTACCCAATGGGGCGATGCGCAATAATCAGCTTCCCACGCGCTCAGCCAATGGCCGTCTGGTGCAGCGCCCCACAGTGGCACTGGACCTGCATTACCTGATAGCCTTTCACTGCAGTACGGAACTGGTGGGACAAATGATGCTCGGTGCCGTGGTCCGCGACCTGAACACCAGCCCGGTACTGACAAGAGAGATGATTCAGGATGCAATCATAAACGAACCGTTAATGAAAGAATCAAACCTGGCACAATCGGTGGAGCAGGTAAAATTCACCCCCCTTACGATCTCTTTGGAAGAGCTGTCCAAACTCTGGTCCATCTTTTTTCAAACCCCCTATGCACTCTCCATTGCCTACCAGGCATCGGTGGTTCTGATCGAAGCCGAAGAAAAACCCAGACCGTCCCTGCCGGTTCTGCAGCGGGGCAAGAGTGATCAGGGCGTTGATTTGTTGCTTGGCCCCTTTCCCTTGTTGCAAACGGCCTATTACGGCATGAAGGACGATGGGATACAGACCGTGCGTCCCCCTTCATTTCCTGCTGCGCAATTGGGCCGCGCCGTGATCCTTTCGGGCCGGAACCTCAAGGAGGCGGATATCTTCCTGCGGTTTCGCCACTCACGGTCTGACCTGCGCAACAGTCAGGGTAAAGCACTGGTCAATGAAATCCCGATAGCGGCTGAAAATAAATCGCCCACAGAACTCAAGGTCTTGCTGCCCGAACCGGATACCAATAATACAGTACAAACAGACTGGGCCCCGGGTGTCTATACGGCAACCCTTGTTAAACCCTCGCCAACAGGGGAACGTGACATCACCAGCAATGGCCTGCCCATCGCCCTTGCGCCCACCATCACCAATATTGAGGTGCAGTCAGCCAACATCATTGTCACATGCCAACCTCAGGTACATAACGGGCAGCAGGTAGTCCTGCTTCTGGCCGATAAGGAAATTGAGGGTAAAATCTATACAACAGATGCGGACAAAGTGGTTTTCAGTACCTCGGGGCTCCCATCAATGCAGGGGGAACAGGTCCGTCTGCGGGTGGACGGCATTGAGAGCATGCCCTTCAAACGGGCGGATACGCTGCCCCCGCGCTTCGAGTTTGACCCAGACCAAAGGGTGCCCCTATCATGA